Within Vicia villosa cultivar HV-30 ecotype Madison, WI linkage group LG1, Vvil1.0, whole genome shotgun sequence, the genomic segment taggattatgaGCAAAACATTTAATACACACCACAAGAGTATTCTAATATTGAGAGAGAAAAACATTACAACCTTGAGAGAGTTTCAAAAGAATTAGAGAGATTTCTAGTTAGTGAAATTCATGAGTGTAATTGGGTTTTGGCTAGTGAGTGATTGTGAATATTGGTAAAGATTTTGTGTAAATTTTCCTTTTAAATAGAAAGATCTGCAACAACCCAAAGATGTAGGCATATTTGGCCGAACTCCGTAATCAATCTGTGTTTTATTATTCCGCatttatgggtttttaaaaaatatgattttagggAAATTGGGAGTAGTTTCCTAACAAGTAACAACTAGTATCAAGAGTTTTGGTTCATTATAAACAATCCCGAGGAAGTCAAATTCAAGTGGGAGTGATGGTTGTAGATGAAGGAAATGTGAAAATTGAGAAGTTTGATGTTGTTGACTTTGGCTTTAGGAAGATGCAGATAGAAGAATATTTACATCAGAAAAAGCTCTATCAACCTCtcacaagaagaaaaaaaaacaaacaaaatgaaaGATGGTGAGTGGAAGCTTCTTGACAAATAAGCTCTCGGTGTTATCTGATTGTCGTTATCTCATAACATTGCATTTAATATTGCAAAGGGAAAGACCACAGTGAGTCTTATGGAGGCTCTTACTATATGTATGAAAATCCATCAACATCAAATAAAGTTCATTTGATGAGGCAATTATTTACGTTATGGATGACACAAGGTGCTTCAGTTGCTCAACATCGTCACAACCCAGTTGAGTTCAGTTGGAATAAAGTTTGATGATAAGGTACGATCATTGATACTTTTGTATTCCCTACCAGATAGTTAGAGTGTTACTGTCACTGTTGTGAGTAGCTATTTGGGAAGTAAAAAGTTCAAGTTTGGTGATGTTCGTGATCTGGTTCTCAGTGAAGAGATCCGACAAAGAGAGTCGGGTGAATTTTCATCCTCTTAAGTGTTGCTTACATATTCAAGAGGAAAAAATTCTACAAGAGGAAATGGGCAACTATCGAGTGTTAGAATTGTGGAAAGACGGGATTCTTCAGAAATCAGTGCAAGAGTCCACCAAAGAACAATGAGGCGAAGGACGAGGCCAACATTTCTTACACCTCAGGAGAAAGTGCTGCTTTAATATGTTCTTTAGAGAGCAATGAAGAGTCTTGGGTCTTAGACTATAGAGCATCTTTTCATGCTACTTCACAAAATTAATTCTTCGAGAATTATGTCCCTGGTAACCTTGGTAAAGTTTATCTTAGTAATGAGCAATCTTGTGAGATTATGGGCAAAGGTGAAGTGAATATTAAGTTGAGTGAgtctgtttaggaattgaaaaatGTCAGACATATTCTCGACCTAACAAAGAACTTAATCTCAGTAGGCCAGTTGGCCAATGACCGATACACAACGGTATTCCAGGGTGATGATTGAGAGATTTCAAAGGGTGCAATGATGATCGCGGGGCAGTAAAAAGGTGGTACTCTTTACTAGACAACATGAACATGTCCCTTGATTGCAAATACAGCAAAATATGAAGATTACGCACTCAAAGGGAAAACTTCCAAGTCTTCGGTCAATAGAAATTAATATATGTGAATACTGCATATTTGGAAAGCACAAAAGAGTCAACTTTCAGACAagtggaagaaaaaaaaaaggtaaactTTAGCTTGTTCATTATAATGTTTGAGGttcaacaattttctcatccatTGGTGGGAATAATTACTTTATGACTTTTATCGATGATCAttctaaaatttatatatatactttCTAAAACACTAGTCAGAAGTATTCAAGGCTTTCAAGAAGTGGAAAGCCATGGTAGAAAATGAGACAGGGTTGAAGATCAAAAAGTCCAAAACCAACAATGACAGtgaagatgaaaacattggatTCAAGAAGTTTTGATATGAGCACATTATCAAAATGGAGGGAACTGTATCATGTACGCCTCAACACAACGGTGTAGCTGAGCATATGAACAAGTCGTGAATAGAAAGAGCCAGAAGCTTGTGAATGCAGTCAAGCCAACCAAAGAAATTTTGGGAAGAAGCAGTCAACATAGTAACTTACTTGATCAACCGATGTCCATTGGTACCATTGGAGCATAAAATACCATAAGAGGTATGGAGTGGAAAAGAGGTAAAACTCTCACATCTTAGAGGTTTCAGATGTGTAGCATACGTGTATATTGGTGATAAAGGTAGAAATAAACTTGTTCCTAAATCTAAGAAGTGCACTTTCATCGGTTATGGTGAGGATGAGTTTGGCTACCATCGTTGGgatgaagaaaataaaaggatgatCAGAAGTAGAGTTGTGACATTCAATGAATGAGGGATGTACAATGATAGGCATAAAACAACCACTAGAGATTCAGATGTTCGTGAGGATGATTATGCAAACTTATATGATGTTCCTGAAAGTCTTCAATATGAGGAATTATCTGAATCAAGCAGGGAAGAACATTCTCCTTCTATGAAAAGGTCCACTTGATCACATGTTCCTAACTAGAGGTCAACATGTTATGCTTTTTTAACAGATTTAGGAGAGTCTGAAGACTACGAAGAGGCATGTCAGACGGTAGGTTCTAGCAAGTGGAAGTTTGCCATTAAAGACGAGATGAAGTCTTTAATCTCCAATCAAACATGGGAACTAGTTGAGTTACCTGTGGGAAAAAAGACACTTCACAACAAATGGGTGCATCAAGTAAAGGAGGATCATGATTGTTCCAAGAGATACAAAGCTCGACTAGTGGTCAAGGGATTCCAGCAAAAGTAATGAGTTAGTTACACAGAGATTTTTCCCTTGTTTAATTCTCAATACAATCAGGTCAGTGTTAAGTAttactgtaacacccgtatatttttaattttaatttaatttggaaattgaattaataattagaattattaaggattttatgaaaataattggaaaaagaatggtttatggcatttgggccatgtgagaggtTAGTAAGTAAGGGGGCGTtgtgtagtaaagccctttactaaatttaaatattatttttcataaaataataaggaattgggaaagaaaggaaagaacgtgaaagaagagCTGAAGgttttggaacacgaagaacgtgaaagaagaactgtagagggagagaccaatcaagaactcttggctaatgTAAGGGGGACTCTCCAATTAATCTCTATTATTGTGTTATGAATGATGACGTTGATTAGTGATGTTGTTTAGATCAAGAGGTTCTATATTTTGATTTGTGTTACTGTGTTAATCTGTATATTGAAACCTATGATTGTGAATCCCTAATGAATTGAGTGGAATTAGGTTTGGATCGAATAAAATAAACATAGGGTAATAGGCTATGGATGATAGATGAATGCCATGTGTTTAGAAGTGTAGAAATTCTGTTTTAGATCTAAAATCGCAGGCTGTAAcaggtgaaatcgcgaggaagatGAATGAGTAAGTTGCAGGTTTTGGGAATTTCTGCCCATTTACGTatcgtacgcgtatggtacgcgtatgaggggatgatacgcgtatggtacgcaccCCGTTACGCACCAAAAACACACCTTCTGCCCGTACGCGTATGCGTGCGTATGGTGGCGCGTATGGactgtgatacgcgtatgatgttgttttATATGGAAATTGGCCTcggttgatacgcgtatgatacgcgtatggtgtgtgttttgtgaaattttggctctgttggtacgcgtattgttgaaacatattctgttaatgttttgaatattacaaactattttatctaaagtaactccaaagtgatttcatcaatttatcatctaaataatttatggtctctatcaaacaaagagttaaaatgatgattcaagatCGTGCTGACAAAGAACAAAGCTTTAAGAACATATGGACTCTCAGAAGATCAAtgagttactcttcagaattatggtcccagagttactctccagaatggcagtcccagagttactctccagaattatggccccagagttattctccagaattatggccccagagttactcttcagaattatggccccagagttactctcaAGAATCacggtcccagagttactcgtcctagagttactcgtcccagagttactcgtcccagagttactcgtcccagaggtACTCCTCCAGATTTACTGTGCCAAGAATAAGTCTTTGTTGAAATGGTCAAATGTCAGAATTTGCAGAGTGTCAGCAGTACCAAGACCAAGTAAAACCAAGACCAAGTCCTACAAAGACAAATCGGCCAGCATTACTCTCAAGAAGCTCTCGGCATGCATTCACTCTTGGCATTGCTCTATAAATACAAGTCTCATGCTTTACTCTCAGCACCGAAAATTATTGACAAGCACTCAAAGAAAGCAAAAGCTCTTACTCTCAATCTATTCATAATCTCTATATATTATCTTTAGCTCTCACTACCATATAAGTGATAAAAATATATTAGAGTTATCATACACATTCTGTAAGTAAAATACTCACTGTCATACGGAGAGTATTTAGGAATTTATTGTAAACCTCATAAGATCACAAAGTATATCATagatatacaaaccaatcatcttgtaagctatctgtaagctataccattcagaagtgtaagcctggtgaggctaagaatacatagaagaaaaaggCTATTCTAAGAAGTATTCaataaaggataatctcacagggtgtggggactggactaaccaagttggtgaaccaggataagttttcttgtgttctttatttattGTCCTTTATTCATATTATTCACAACTATACTTTATCACACACATTAACACTAATTACTTAGAACCTCTAAAGTTATTACtaatctttttcttcttattaAAGGAAACTTTTTAAATACTTAGGTAAATTTTTAAAAGGGacacaatccaaccccccttgTTGTGTCGTACCTTATTccatcaattggtatcagagctacgGGCTCTGAATATAcagaacacttaaccgtgttagatttAATCGATCAAACAGGAAATGGCTGATACAAAGTTTATAGCTGAAGGAGGATCATCACACAGGCCTCCTTACTTTAATGGCTCTGAGTACTACTACTGGAAAGGTAAGATGAGATTGTTTCTACTATCTCAAGATAACAACATGTGGTCTGTGGTTGAAAATGGCAACTACACACCAATGACTACTGCAACAGACACAGTTGCGTCTGTTCCAAAAATTCAGTCACAATggacaaaaaaagaaaatgacaagGTACTACTAAAATCTAAAGCTCAATTTATATTATCATGTGCTCTTAGCAGGGAAGAATACGACCGGATAGAGGAATGCACAACTGCCAAAGAAATCTGGGATGCTCTCAAAATACATCATGAAGGAACAAATCATGTTAAAGAAGAAAGAATTGATCTAGGAGTCAGGAAATTTGAAACCTTCGAAATGAAGGAAGAAGAAACCATAGATGAAATGTTCTCCAGATTCACTGTAATTGTCAATGAACTTAGATCACTTGGTAAAGCTTATACTGCTCATGAAAGAATCAGAAAAATTCTAAGATGTCTCCCAAAAATTTGGAGACCTATGGGAACAGCTATATCACAAGCAAAAGATCTAAAGATTCTACAAGTTGAAGAACTTATAGGATCTCTTTGTGCTCATGAAGGTATCCTCAATGAAGATAAACCACAAAGAAAAGGTAAAATAATAGCTCTTAAAACCTCTCAAAATTCTGCATCTAAAATCACCACCTCACAAGGAACAACTGAAGAAGATACCGGATTTCTATCTGAGGATGAAAATGATTTGGCTTTAATCTCTAGAAGAATTCAACaaatgattttaaaaagaaatcaaaacAGAAAATCATTTCAACCCAGGAAAGAATACCAAAAACCTGAGATTGATAAAAGCAAGATTACATGCTATGGATGCAACAAACTTGGACACTTCAAAACAGAATGTCCACTCAAAACTCATAGGAACTTCTCCTCTAAATAATCCATGCTTGCACAATGGGACGACTCAGAGAACTCTTACTCTGAAGCCGAAGATGAGGAAGCCAACTTATGCCTGATGACTGACTCCGACTCTGAAGAGGTAAATACACTAAACTATTGTTATACCTGCAAAGAAACAGGAATTCTGTTTGACAATTTATTAGAAGATTCAAACATCTTAAATCAgaaatgtttctttcaaaaagaACAAATTCACACTCTTAAAACTGAAAAAGAAGATCTAATAAAATCCAACCTAAAACATTTAGAAACCATTAAGGAGTTACAAAAGGCATATTCTTGTTTGTCATTACATCAGAAAGTTATTAATGAAAAAATCAAACCTCTTAACAATCAAGATAAAATTGACAATCTTGAAAATCAAGTAGAAACTCTTACTAAAGATATAACCTCCTTTGTAAAATCTACTGaaacatttcaaaaaataatgggaTCTCAATCAGGGGTCTTTGATAAAGCTGACTTAGGATTTAAACAATCTGAAAATCAAATGATCTATGAAAACTTTTTCcttccaaataaaaatagaactaaaatccaaataaaataaaaaaatattttaaaagagaaaaatattaccaaaccaaaatgttgttattgcaAGAAAACAAATCATCTTGAAAAACATTgttatttcaaaaagaaaaccACTATATCAAAAGATCATATTTCTAACAACAAAGGACCCAAAGAAATATGGGTACCTAAAAGGCTACTAACGCATAATGCAGGAATGTCTTCTGACTCTCAAGAAAAAGCCTTGGTACTTGGATAGTggctgctcaagacatatgactggAGATAGGGAAAGTTTTGTCTCTTTCAAAAATAAAGAAGGAGGAACTGTAACCTTTGGAAAcaatgataaagcaaaaatcaaagGTATTGGTTCCATAGGTAAAAAAGGTAATATCTTTATAAACAATGTGCAATACGTGGAAGGATTAAAACACAACCTTCTTAGCATTAGTCAACTATGTGATGATGGCTATGAAGTCAGTTTTAATCAAAATTCATGTATTGTAAAAATCCCATCTTCTGACAAAATTCTTTTTCTAGGAAAAAGGCACAAAAATCTTTATACATTTTATTTAGAtgatctttcatctgaatcttgctTTTTATCCAAGGAAAAGGATAAATGGCTATGGCACAAAAGACGTGGTCATACAAGTATGAAAAATATTTCAACACTTTCAAAATTAGATCTTGTTAGAGGTCTTCCCAAACTTAATTTTGAAAAAGACTCAATCTGTGAAGCTTGCATAAAAGGCAAACAGGTCAAAAGTagttttcattcaaaaaatattGTGTCAACACACAAACCTTTGGAACTCCttcatattgatttgtttggTCCGGTAAAAACTTCAAGTCTAAGTGggaaaaaatatggttttgtcattgttgatgatttctCAAGGTACACATGGgtacttttcttaaaaaataaagatGACTCTTTTGAAGCATTCAAAATCTTTTGCAAAAAAGTTCAAAATGAAAGAAACTCAAATATTGTTGctataagaagtgatcatggaggagaatttgaaaatatttcctTTAAGACTTTCTTTGATGAAATTGGTATATCTCACAATTTCTCCTGTccaagaacacctcaacaaaatggtgttatagaaaggaaaaatagaactttacaagaaatggctagaactatgataaatgaatcaaatgttgaaaaaTATTTCTGGGCTGAAGCTATCAATACTTCTTGCTATGTTTTAAATAGAGTAACCATAAGGAAAATCTTGAAGAAAACTCCTTATGAACTATGGAAAAATAGAACtccaaatatttcatattttcatatctttGGATGCTATTGCTATATTCTTAACAACAAAGATTCTCTaggaaaatttgattcaaaatctgacaaaggcatctttcttggttatTCCTCAACATCAAAAGGTTACCGAATTTACAATTTGAAAAATCAATGTGTAGAAGAAAGCATGCATGTTATGTTTGATGAACTAAATGTTGCAGCTTTAGAAAAATCTCACGAGGATGAAGTAACCGATTTAGAAGCAATTCCTAACACTCAATCAACAGATACGAGCAACACTATGAACATTATCCAAGAAGCTAAAAACAACTCTGAACAACCTACAGCAAAtcctccaaaaggatggaaaagtGTAACTGATCATCCTCGTGAACAAATAATAGGAGACACCTCTGATCAGGTAAGAACTAGAAATTTCTTTAAAGATAACTCTAATAACATGGCAATGATATCTCAGGTAGAACCAAAGAATATCAATGAAGCATTAAAAGATGAATCTTGGATGGAAGCCATGACAGAAGAATTATCTCAGTTTGAGAAAAGCCAAGTTTGGAAACTGGTTCCTTACCCTCAAGATAAAACTATTATTGGTACAAGATGGGTGTTCAGAAataaacttgatgaaaatgggaaagtaatcagaaacaaagctagactcGTAGCTCAAGGTTATAATCAACAAGAAGGTATAGATTATAATGAAACATATGCACCcgtggcaaggttagaagctattcgaatTCTGTTAGCATATGCTGctcataaaaatattaaactttttcaaatggatgtaaaaagtgcctttttaaatgggtTCCTAAACGAGGAAGTATATGTTCATCAACCATCTGGCTTTGAAAAACATTCTCATCCTAATCACGTTTTTAAACTAACAAAAGCATTatatggtcttaaacaagctcctagagcttggtatgaaagacttagtatttttctcattaaaaatgattttctcAGAGGAAAAATTGATACaactcttttcaaaaaatcacaCAAAAATGACTTACTAATAGTTcaagtttatgttgatgacatcataTTTGGGtcaacaaatgaaaaaatgtgtgatgatttttcaaaactgatgcaaagtgaatttgaaatgagtatgatgggtgaactcaacttctttctgggtttacaaataaaacaactcaaaaatggcattttcatatgtcaagaaaaatacattaaagatttattaaaaaaatttggaatGAATGAAGCAAAAATTATGGTAACACCTATGCATCcctcttcaaatcttgataaaGATGAACAAGGACTATCCGTATCAGAAAAAgaatatcgaggtatgattggttcattaTTATATTTAACTGCCAGTAGACCTGACATTGTCTTTTCAGTAGGTCTTTGTGCACGTTTTCAAACTGACCCTAAGGAATCACATTTGATTGCTGTCAAACGCATTTTTCGATATCTCGTTGGTACCACTGACATTGGTCTATGGTATGAAAAAGAAAATCACATTAAATCTAATAGCttactgt encodes:
- the LOC131618852 gene encoding uncharacterized protein LOC131618852; this translates as MADTKFIAEGGSSHRPPYFNGSEYYYWKGKMRLFLLSQDNNMWSVVENGNYTPMTTATDTVASVPKIQSQWTKKENDKVLLKSKAQFILSCALSREEYDRIEECTTAKEIWDALKIHHEGTNHVKEERIDLGVRKFETFEMKEEETIDEMFSRFTVIVNELRSLGKAYTAHERIRKILRCLPKIWRPMGTAISQAKDLKILQVEELIGSLCAHEGILNEDKPQRKGKIIALKTSQNSASKITTSQGTTEEDTGFLSEDENDLALISRRIQQMILKRNQNRKSFQPRKEYQKPEIDKSKITCYGCNKLGHFKTECPLKTHRNFSSK